The Phyllopteryx taeniolatus isolate TA_2022b chromosome 2, UOR_Ptae_1.2, whole genome shotgun sequence nucleotide sequence CCTATGTCAAAATCATCACCAAACAAATTGTCTTTAtctgtatgatttttttaaaaatataccaATTTATCACCATCGTAAACATGTTACTGGTGAAAATGTTGTCCCTGGAGTCTTGTAATGTTAACTTTCCAGGGTTAACATTTTCAGTGCTCCATAAAGGACCGAAGTGAGTTACTAGTGCATTAGTGTAGTCATCAGCGAATTGCCTCACTGTCCTGTTCCCTCTCCTCCCTTCACGACCTTTGCATGCATACAGCATGCGGCGTGAACTATAAAATAAATTAGGTTGCTAATAAATTCAAGCGACAGTCATTGCCATTTCAAAGAGTATACTTTTTCACCGGAGTCCCACAGTATGACGATTACACCAACACCACAGGCCTCCGAAGGTATTCCACTAAGTGTTTGATGCGCTAATGAGGGGGCATTATTTCAAATGAAGGGTGAAACTGGACCGAGAGCAAAAGCAGAGGACGGAGGCAGCGCGGGGCGCAGGTGTCGAAAGCTGAGTTCGTATTCAGCGGTGGTGTCACGAGGATGCACGCGTGCATGCCTGTCCTGTGCCCATCGATGCATTCGTCAAGTGACATCAACATCGACTGTGAAATTGCATCGATGACCAGGGGAGGGCTCGACCGTGTGTATAAAAGGCCACGAGCCCACTCCCACCAAAAGACTGACCAAGTTTGACTCCTCTGTCGTGTCCATGTACCTGTAGTCttgtcacaacaacaaaacaaaatcaaaaacatcATTTCCTGGATATTAGGACAAAACTGGTAAGGTATTGATTGACGTAACAGCGTTTTCTGTTTCGAAATTGTGTTGCTTGACAAAAATAATCCCaaactttgatttatttatatttttttaaatttaaacacaGCTATTTTACAATCAACTTTTCTTAACACAATATCTTATTTAATTTCAGCTCATCATCAGCATGGTTTTGCTACGCTGCTTGGAAACAGCCATTTTAATACTCCTCTTTTCAAGTTTGCATACAGATGCTAAACCACTGAGGTAAATGCTGTTCTAATGTGTGGATTATAAACCGGCAATTTGATTTATTGTGCCGTTTTTCACTCgaggaggacaaaaaaaaataaaagtcattaattactgATTAATCATGTTTTCCTCGCAGTGACTATGATATTTTTTGTGCGCAGAAAGAGAACCATCAGTGAGGTACAGTTAATGCACAATGTTCAGGAACACAAACAAGTGGGAGAGCGACAGGGATGGCTCCAGGAGAAGTTGAAGGACGTTATTGTTTCCAGTGCCGACCCTCAACACGGACAATTAGCCACTATCAAAAATATATTCCCAAATGAGGTTCTTGGtgcaagaaaacaacaactaaattgaCTATTGTAGAAGTACAGTATTTgctattattgatttatttattgatttcagtgtttcttttatttattttaggtaAACTGCCaatgcaatgtcttttttttctttcagttaaaaacaaatcttgttTCTTCAGCATTCATCATTGTCAATCTGTCAATTACTGGTAAtcgtttgtttgcatttttgttttggacaatataattttatcatttatgATTAAATAATATTGGGgttttttcaaaaacagaagAATTTAAATACCGGTTCTTTATGTTATAAAGTGTACAGGTGACTggtttaaatgtcaaataatgGACCAATTTAAGTGCTCGTTTTAGtcatatttgtatgttttaactgggcttttttctttttttttttaaatcacccaaGAGATGCTACTGTACTCATACTATTTAGCTAGATCattcttgatttaaaaaaaaaaaatgtttaatgcagTTGGAAGTTTGCTAAATGCTATAGTGCAAACACACTGCACTGTGCAAACCACTGTAAACTCTTATGCTTAATCTGAAACCTAATCTCTATGAAAAACACCATACAATGCTCTACTGTAGTTAAATTTATTACAAATGAGTAAGCCTTTCCACTCACTTGTAAATCTGTTATATTGTACTTGtataattttcacattttgaagcattaaattgtttttatgaacATAATTTCTCACGTGTTTTAACAGAAAttgatttacacattttacattgtaaaatactgtacagcagGAGTCACCAacatgggacattgtgatttccaagGAATGCTGctgaagtgatcatttgaaaatgtaaatacttgCAGAAATTTGTAATAGAAATAATGTTGCATGGTGATAGTTGTCTTTTTCCTAACTTGTTAAATCACTGTTGACATCATCAGTGTCTTCACGCGGATGAATATCATTAAAACttaataacatttaatttgAGGTCATTTGAGTAAATTTGTCATTTCAGAAATTTGCATCTCAGTTTGAAATAAGTGACCCCTGCTATGCAGTACAgtacttgaaaaataaaacacgaAGCCAAATATCGCGAGACTTGATCATTTGCACTCTGCCATTTCAGCCTGATGAGTATCGATGATTGATATGACGACGAACGTTCATTTGGGATGTgaacattaattcattcaagGTAGAATGTAATAAATATGACGTCTGTATGTGAAAAACGAGTACTGTAGTTCAATTAACAGTAAAGCAGCGAGGCTATCAGATCAACTGTAAAACTTTAACATTGTATATGTCATTTTCACATATTTAAACTATTTTATTTAGGTGATTTCTTACATGTATTCCGACTACAATGGATTAaaatttttatgtacagtagtaaaaaaaaaaaaaaaaaagaaaagtgaaacCACATATCGCGAGATTGGAGAGAGCAACTTTTCGATCCTTTAAAGGTGaaatgatgaaaagaaaaataccgTAGTGATAATTGCtttcattatgtatttattttccaacgagattttttttcaaaccactctaatgtagaaaaaatacatttacaagtaGCTAAATTTCCGATGCGAATATGTGTGGCTGAGTTTGTCGCGTGACGTCAGATGCATGACTGTTTTGAATAGGAGGAGGCTGGCTAACGAGCTAGCTGTCGGGATTACACTTCGGCGCAGAGCAAGGCGAATTTGGTAACTATACTAATATTTTATGGCATCCTCACAGGCTTTATATCACTGTAGTGCTAAGCGGGTCAACATTCCATGAAATAATCTCAAAATGTATCTGTAAATTGATGCTAACAACGCTAGGTATGTACGAGTGCTAACGTGGGAAACTCGCTAAGCTAATGCTAATGGTAAATTGCCTTATATAGTGAAATGAccgactgttgttgttttttttttgtatgattaaATGTCACACTTTAGGCGAGCAATAgcaagttattttatttaagacGACGCCACTGGTAACATTTTGCCGAAACCATTTTTTTATGTGCTAACAGTGGGTGGGTTTTatctggagttttttttttttttttttttaaataagcggATCCGGTTGACGACAACTTAATGATGAACGCTGACACTTCCGGAGCGGACTTCCCCATGTACGGGTGATGGCAACGCGTCTGCAGTCATATGACAGTAACTCCAGTGACCCCGAAAACTGCGAACGGAAAGCGGCAAGCCGACCTCGCAAACTGTGTAAGCATTCGAGGTGAGCGAGCCGGAGTAATCAAAGAATCATTATGATTCATTAGCGAAGAAGCAAACGACGACGATATGAGATCGTAAGTACAACAATGTGATTTGATTGTACCCCAGTAACATCTGTAATTTACGGTATTACAATCTGACTGATGTGTATGGCATTTTATCCCTGCAAGTCGTCAGCtagatgttttttaaaagaatcaTTTGTAATTTAAGAAGAGGGGCAACATTAAAGACACATTAAACATGTTTGTAATGTATTAGGTTTTTAATTCAGTCGTAGGGGTTGTATTTTGCCGTGTTGTGGAAATGGATCCCATTCCACTGATATTTGGTGTTTCAAATCATTTGCTTACCTTATGCTGTTCATATATAATccaactaaaggtacatttgtttggacagatAGAATGGTGACAACAAAATGGCTCATAAGAGTTTAATTCAAGTGCTGATATCTAGCCATTTCCCAGGCATTATTGGACATAACATCTGGATGAGGAAGATGGAGTTGCACTTCGTGCCGGTGCCCTCATTCCTTGCTGCCAGTCCCGTGCACCCCTTTCCGCTGGTATAAATATTTGAAGACTAGCGACGATCGGAAAAGCTGAACCAGTGTATTTTTGTACTCTAGGACCTGCACGGACGACTGAAGACTGTCGTTTTTTTGATCGGACATTTCGCTGCTCCATAGCTTGATAGTTCGCCGACGGTAGCAGACGGGCGAGTCGGCAGTCTTCTGTAAATTGGCAgattggaagacgagatgccCAACACAAGGGATTGAGAACTCGTCAACTTCAAgttttaaatcaaaacattgATGGGGAGTTGTAAAGTTAACTAATCAGTTCAACCCCTAGTGTATACttgatatttaattaaatttccTAAATATAATATTGTTTGGCGACCAGCCCAATATGTACGGTACCTCGTGTACAGTATCTCACCCGGTGAGCTGATCACCCATGACTCTAGCGAGTATAAGcgtgatagaaaatggatggatgttcaaattGCTCTCAGTAGACATATACGTTCCTATTTCGCTGTACGTTCCATTTGCGGTTCTAGTTATTGCAGTTTTCCTCTGCTATCACTGATGACTGCTACCCTACTGTGATGATGtcataaaaaaagcaaagtaaaagcaaaacgGCTTATCTTTTAAATAGTGAGTTGGTGTGTAACACAATTTGCTGACATCTCACGTGACGTCACGTTTCGaactcatttctttttttttttaacatgaggCTATTTTTCCATGAGGAAGTcttggttgaactccaaattgtacaacttttgGGGCGTTCCACTAAAATGCAGTCCTTCATTTTAGTTGGGTAGGTCTGTAAAGTAGTTTGGATCGCTAGAGCTTTGCTTATCTAATTGTTTAATTGTTTGCTTATCTAAACGTGGCCTGACtgcattcttgtgtgtattAATCATACTTGATTTGCAACTGCACCAAAACACTTCCAGTCCAGGTTTTTGCATTCTCTTTAGTAAACAGTGTTTCACATGGTGTGCAAACCAGATGAATACAAACTGAGAGCCCTCCTACTGTGGTCGTAGCCGGTCTcccacaatgaaatgaaatgtcctGTAGTTAACTCATACGGACATTGACTCATCTTTTGTGTTGAAGCGCAGCAGTCAAGCTCGCGCATCTCGAGTGGAGGCCCAACAGAGGAAGATGAGCCTGCATGGTGCCAGCGGGGGCTGCGACCGCTCATGTGACCGCCGCCGCTCCAGCGATCCCTCCAGGGATTCCTCGCATGAGAGAGAGGGGCAGCTCACACCCTGCATTCGCAACCTCACCTCGCCCACCCGCCAACACAACAGTGGTGAGTATGAAGGGAAAGAAGAGAAGGGCATCCCACGGTGAGGTGGTGGGGGGGTAGAGTTAGTGGGGGGTCATGGTCCACAGCTCTCGGCGGCTTGTTCAGAGAACAGCTGACTGCCTTTATCAATTTCCTGCTCACATTGATCTGATGATTAGATTGGAGCTGCCCGCGCAGCACAATCACGGGGCCCTGCCGTCATGTATGCGTTATTGGGCATAATAATCTGGCGATGAAGCCGCCATTGATGCGATGATGCGCGGTTTATAGGAGGGGTTTTGCACTGTGTTTAGCCACGCTAGTGAGCTAGCTACAGCCACAGGAATGTCCGAGCTGCTTGCGCAATGTAATCACAAAAGACGAGACAGttcctaaaaataaactagctttcaGATTCATACATACAAAACGGCGGCGAGATTATGTCAGAGCTAATCTCTTAATTCGCGGATCCAATCAATGAGGTCATTGATCAATCAGCGAATTAAGACATTATAGCCGTTTGCAGAATTTGCATTACATGATCGATCAgtttggtgtaaagtctaatctcTTCATGGCTGACATGAGTCTTAGCTGGAAAGTATAAATCAGGCTGGTTAAGTGGTATCGGTGTCATAGTATTAGAGCATTTTTATGACTCTTGAGTACAAGTGCCAACCTAAATATGGGCACAGATACTGGTATCGACATCCCTTAAAGTTGCGCCCCAATTTCGTCATATTGGCATTAAACGTTGCCAATAAGGACTTTCTATTCTATAAAGTCAATCTGATTGGATGCTGGATAAGTGCATCGAGGCCATGCCATGACATCATTGATGCATCAGCGCTTTTGCATCAATGACCTCGTGTTTGAACATCTTTTGTAAAAGAAGTCCTCGCAGTGCcaggcctggccaacccgcggctcccGAGCCGCTCTTGCATTCACGCCGCGCTCTGCTGCCTGTTGCCAGGCAACCTGGAAAAAACGGGAAGGATTACACGGGAAGCCCGAAAGCACCCGGAACGGACTACACAATTTCCcacagaaatgtaaaaatgtgttccaCTTAAGTGACTTGACGAGCATCCCGCATAACGAATGCGCCGATGAAACGGATTATGTTCATTAAGTGAGCTACCAGAGGTACGTACGTCTCACACACATGCGTGTTGACGCAAATGACTTGAGGCGAAGGTATTGCTGCAAGTGGCAACAACTGACTATAAACCAGATTTGATAAGGATTGTTGAGGGCGAGGATTGCCAGAAGTCCTAcaaagaaacatgcatggtaagagAAATAATgcttttgtaaaatattatatttttgttggtACATGTGAACTGAAcgttgaactgagagtttgtgagACAGTGCACGCAGTGTTCATTGTTAAAAATGACTGGCCTGTGGTCTTACTTCTGTGGATGTCAATTTTTGTCATTATCATGTTGATGTGTGACATTTACAGTCAATCTGGCAGAGCGGAGGTCTCTGTGTGTAAGAGAGAGTGAGTGGAAGGGGTGAGAGCAGTTTATGTGTTCCCATGTTTTTGATGtagctctttgcagtaacacagttaAAAGTGTGACTGACTGGTTGGCCACCCCTACCTTACACAGTAGTAGTTAGTCATTTCCTCTTCGGtcagcattttcattcatctgGAATTTAAGgaattgcaatatttttttttatttatttattattttttttaacttcctctCTACTGGTTATTGTGGCATTTATGGGtacatattttgtcatagtagaccaaaaaaaagacttctgtATTGAAATGCTATCAGAATCAAGACGAGCGGACCTGTTAAGATCAATACAGGTAGCAGAAAATACTGTGAGTACTAAAATGTCATAGCATACGTTGACAAAAACTGCCCATATGTTCCTTGTTTTTCCGTGTGTATGTAGAGCGCGACCGTGATGGCGGGCCGTCGTCGAGGCCCGGCAGCCCTCGGCCACAGAGGGTTTCTCCCAGTGGCtccagcagcagcggcggcgtGGTGAGCAGCCGCAACAGCAGCTTGTCCAGCACCGAGGGAACCTTCAAAagtttgggagtgggagaaatgGTGTTTGTGTACGAGAATCCCAAGGAGGGCGCGGCCGGTGCCACCGTTTGCAACCGGAACATCCGCACGTCTGAGAGAGTTACGCTGATAGTTGACAACACACGCTTCGTGGTCGACCCCTCCATCTTCACTGCGCAGCCCAATACCATGCTGGGCAGGTACAGTACAAGCGCACTCATTGATGACCAGTGTCATTACTCACAGGTCTTGATGTAACCAAAGCTGCTTTCTTTCAGAATGTTTGGATCGGGACGAGAGCACAATTTTACACGGCCCAATGAGAAGGGAGAGTTCGAGGTGGCCGAAGGAATCAGCTCAACGGTTTTCCGAGCAATTCTGGTCAGTACATTTGTCCATTCGTAACGTCCTAGTGCCATGTGATCATCAGTTGTGCTCTGGGAAATTAATCCAATTTAATTGATCCAAAAAATTAtgatacaaatactgtatctttgttcatctacctatgccagtgacatatagtgacacaggcagaacaattaaattcccttccactagatggcagaagatactAGTGTAGCCACCTTTTCTTGACAtttatttggtggtgtgccgcaAGACTtcttctaatgtaaaatatggacTCCGCTCAATAAAGATTGGGAAACATTACTGGTTCTCAACTTGTTCTGGTTCTCACTGCACTGGTTCTCAACTGTCACCTTCAGAATTGGATTTTTCCATTGCCGCGACCACTTTTATAAAAAGTTAAAGAGCAGTGTCACAGAGGGCTGGCCGATTTTGGAAAAAGTAACAGTCctgattatttgattattgaaatcatgattaataaacacgattattcattgatttcaaaacttagtatttatttaactaccaaaactcctctttaaatataactaaataaaaaaaccgAAAATAAATTAGcaacaactaaaataataatatattgaaaaacagaaataaaaataaatacagccttGGCTATGAATATTGGCattgtattgtctattatatgtcttgaaaaaaaaatactctcagTATTCTGGCATtttgcaaatacaaataaagttggtAATCCTAaattttagtctgatttcatgtcagacagtgcgAGGGAAAACGGGTTTGTGCCTTTTTAtacaaagccatgactgtatctgctgttcctCGGCTTCTTGGGGGCAGTGgggtgcgatgcatgcatggagcggCATATTAcagtaagctaaaaaaaaaaaaaaaaaaagagtagaagaaagtCGCAATAAAACTATTATTAAACTCATTTTTTACAGATTAGgacgaatatatgcctgtgagtatttttatgttgtctgtctgtatgtgttactacagtgtttgtgtgtaaatattcgttatttgaaggtaaatacCTCTTGtgagctaatgctaatgttagctagcccgtcaatagggttttccattgactgatGGCAAGCTGGCGATTTCTAAAATGATGTGTCatgtatttgaatatttaatgttgttctttttgttgtgcgtttagttttacagtaaagtccaactggggtgtcaataaacagcttaaagcacgctcagggaaGGCAGAAGGAACTTGCAAACACAACCCGTGCCGCTGCATATTAATCGTTTTTCTTCCATTATAACGTTATTTATGATCGTTTGAAGCCAATatcacaatcacaatcacaGAAGTTTTGattaattgcccagccctagtGTCACAGGAAAAATGGGATCAgcccctgagccccttcctgtttgcattggtgatggataggcagacagatgaggttagCCTGGAATCCgcgatgttcgcagatgacattttgcagtggaagcagggagcaggtggaggaacagttggaaaggttgaggtggcagaaatgaagatgttgaggttctctctaggggagaccaggttggataggattagaaatgagctcatcagagcgACGGCCGAGGTTTGATGGTTCGGACATTTACAGAGgagagtcagtatattggtaggcgggtgatgaggatggagtcgccaggcaagagagctcgaggaagaccaaagaggggtttgatagatgtcgtgagggaagacatgagggcagttggtgttcgagaggggacgatgcaggagataggatgacgcgctgtggcgacccctcacgggactagccgaaaggaaaagaagaagtaatactatatcagagagagagagagagacaagaaGGCTGGAGCAACGTGACCATGTTTGTCTTCACACGAGAGCACATTTCATTTGATGTTATAATTAATACAAtagaatacatacattttacaaGTGCAAAGGaatagaaaatgtaatgttcATAAAAAGCCTTTCAAAACAGTATGTAGATCATATTTTTAAACGTTTCGGTGTATGTTGTTAAGAAACTGAGAATGAGCATGAcaactgcatgtacaaaaatgaatactGTAGAGGAAAACGAGAAGATAATATTGATAATATTGATTGTGTATTAATCCTTGCTGATGTGGATCCATGCTCGAGCAGAATTGACCTGATGTTACACTTTACACTGACTTGACCGCGTGTTTTGTGTCTAATTAACAGGATTACTACAAAACGGGGCTAATCCGTTGTCCTGATGGAATCTCCATTCCTGAATTGCGGGAGGCGTGTGACTATCTATGCATCTCTTTTGACTGCAGCACCATCAAATGCAGAGACCTCAGTGAgtgatatttattttattttattttatttttttccccactgaaaaaATAAGACGAGGGGATATTCTGTCTTTGTACGTACATACACAAAAATCAGGATCGCATTTTTTTGGGCTCAGAAATACATGACCAAGATTTACTTGGTCTACTCcaactatttgtacacaaacaaacaaaaagtcaatttcccaTGATATGTCCCCTTTAGTCCACCTCCTGGTATGACCAGTAGTCTtggctttttttaattattttttttaaggcgcCCTGATGCACGAGCTGTCCAACGACGGCGCCCGGCGACAGTTCGAGTTCTACCTGGAAGAAATGGTTCTACCTCTGATGGTGGCGAGTGCCCAGAGCGGCGAGCGTGAGTGCCACATCGTGGTCCTCACCGATGACGACGTGGTCGACTGGGATGAAGAGTACCCGCCACAGATGGGAGAGGAGTACTCCCAAAGTGAGTGTGCTGCATGCCGATGAAACCCAAAACTACATCGAAATTGAAACTAACCTAAGTCTTGTTGCAGTCATCTACAGCACAAAACTGTACAGATTCTTCAAGTATATCGAGAACAGAGATGTTGCCAAGTCCGTTTTAAAGGAGAGGGGATTAAAGAAAATAAGACTAGGCATTGAAGGTAAGACTTGCAGTACAATATTTTGAATAAACAGATTTACCGTTTACATTATCATCACCTTGGTATGGTTTCTATTTTGATATTTCTAATTTGATATGAAGAAGTTTAGTGGAACCTGGTTTCGGGCCAAATGACACAAAAATTGTGCACGCTGAAATAGTGATGATCTTTTCTCGAGTTACTTATTGTAATTCCTCATGTGTAATGCAATAATGCGCAGCCTTACAACTATGTATGGGATTAGTGGACTAACTGAGCTAAAAAGGCATTTTAACAACTACAGTGCCAGGAAagagtattggcccccttctcaaattcttatatttttgcatagtttccccagtttaagatcatcaaacaaaatatcagacaaatattttacccaagtgaatttaaaatgctgtttttaaattattttatttattaaggaaagaaaattcagttacctggccctatgTGGAAGAAGAAATTCCCCGCCTAGTTAAATCAtgattaattgtggctaatcacaatttttggttaatctGTTATCTCCACACGTGTTAGATCAAGAAATCTCTTAAACACAAtttgtcccgacaaaatcaagatGGAAAaaggctgcaacaaaatgaaatgatcCAAAGAAGTTCCAGAACAgccgagaaataaagtaataaacatCTATCTGTCTGGAAAGGgtcacaaaagccatttctaaagttttaagattccagcaaaccataaggaagagccattatcctaacatggagaaaacatagaacagtggtgaccCTTCCCAGGAgcggccggcctacaaagattacaccAAGAGAACAGCAGTTGACTCAAGCAGGAGGCCACaaaacttctaaagaactgcaggcctcccttgcctcagttaaggttagtgttcatgacacaacaataaggaagagactgggcaaaaatggcatccatggaggaattccaaggcaaaaaccactgctgaccaaaaagaacataaaggctcatattacatgtgcaaaaaaagacatttgaatgattcccaagacttttgggagaatattatatttactgacgagatgaaagttgagctttttgaaggtgtgtgtgtgtctcattacatctggcgtaaatgtagcacaacatttcagaaaaaagaacatcataccaacagtccaTATGGTGGTGGTCATGTGATGGTCCTGGGCTGCTTTTCCTCTtctggacctggacaacttgctgtgattgatggaaccatgaattctgctctttatcagaaaatcctgaaggagaatgttcagccatcagtttgtgacctcaggttgtagcgcacttgggttccggagcaggataatgatctaaaacacaccagcaagtcaacttctgaacggattaagaaaacaaaataattgttttggaATGGCCTCGTCatagtccagacttgaatccgattgaaatgcagtggcatgaccttaaaaaccctccatttttgctgaatgcAAACAATTGTGCGAGGAAGAGTGGGGGGAAaacatctccacagagatgtgaaagacccattgccagttatagaaaatgcttcgTTTCTGTTGTCGCTGCTGAGGATgccccaaccagttattaggttcaggggggcatttctttttaacacag carries:
- the btbd10b gene encoding BTB/POZ domain-containing protein 10 isoform X2 — protein: MTVLNRRRLANELAVGITLRRRARRICSQARASRVEAQQRKMSLHGASGGCDRSCDRRRSSDPSRDSSHEREGQLTPCIRNLTSPTRQHNSERDRDGGPSSRPGSPRPQRVSPSGSSSSGGVVSSRNSSLSSTEGTFKSLGVGEMVFVYENPKEGAAGATVCNRNIRTSERVTLIVDNTRFVVDPSIFTAQPNTMLGRMFGSGREHNFTRPNEKGEFEVAEGISSTVFRAILDYYKTGLIRCPDGISIPELREACDYLCISFDCSTIKCRDLSALMHELSNDGARRQFEFYLEEMVLPLMVASAQSGERECHIVVLTDDDVVDWDEEYPPQMGEEYSQIIYSTKLYRFFKYIENRDVAKSVLKERGLKKIRLGIEGYPTYKEKVKKRPGGRPEVIYNYVQRPFIRMSWEKEEGKSRHVDFQCVKSKSITNLAAAAADIPQDQLVVLHPGPQVDELDILPNLPPGANSYSNNYSNEPDPEGPPPAV
- the btbd10b gene encoding BTB/POZ domain-containing protein 10 isoform X3: MTVTPVTPKTANGKRQADLANCRSSQARASRVEAQQRKMSLHGASGGCDRSCDRRRSSDPSRDSSHEREGQLTPCIRNLTSPTRQHNSERDRDGGPSSRPGSPRPQRVSPSGSSSSGGVVSSRNSSLSSTEGTFKSLGVGEMVFVYENPKEGAAGATVCNRNIRTSERVTLIVDNTRFVVDPSIFTAQPNTMLGRMFGSGREHNFTRPNEKGEFEVAEGISSTVFRAILDYYKTGLIRCPDGISIPELREACDYLCISFDCSTIKCRDLSALMHELSNDGARRQFEFYLEEMVLPLMVASAQSGERECHIVVLTDDDVVDWDEEYPPQMGEEYSQIIYSTKLYRFFKYIENRDVAKSVLKERGLKKIRLGIEGYPTYKEKVKKRPGGRPEVIYNYVQRPFIRMSWEKEEGKSRHVDFQCVKSKSITNLAAAAADIPQDQLVVLHPGPQVDELDILPNLPPGANSYSNNYSNEPDPEGPPPAV
- the btbd10b gene encoding BTB/POZ domain-containing protein 10 isoform X4, with the protein product MRSSQARASRVEAQQRKMSLHGASGGCDRSCDRRRSSDPSRDSSHEREGQLTPCIRNLTSPTRQHNSERDRDGGPSSRPGSPRPQRVSPSGSSSSGGVVSSRNSSLSSTEGTFKSLGVGEMVFVYENPKEGAAGATVCNRNIRTSERVTLIVDNTRFVVDPSIFTAQPNTMLGRMFGSGREHNFTRPNEKGEFEVAEGISSTVFRAILDYYKTGLIRCPDGISIPELREACDYLCISFDCSTIKCRDLSALMHELSNDGARRQFEFYLEEMVLPLMVASAQSGERECHIVVLTDDDVVDWDEEYPPQMGEEYSQIIYSTKLYRFFKYIENRDVAKSVLKERGLKKIRLGIEGYPTYKEKVKKRPGGRPEVIYNYVQRPFIRMSWEKEEGKSRHVDFQCVKSKSITNLAAAAADIPQDQLVVLHPGPQVDELDILPNLPPGANSYSNNYSNEPDPEGPPPAV
- the btbd10b gene encoding BTB/POZ domain-containing protein 10 isoform X1 — encoded protein: MATRLQSYDSNSSDPENCERKAASRPRKLCKHSSSQARASRVEAQQRKMSLHGASGGCDRSCDRRRSSDPSRDSSHEREGQLTPCIRNLTSPTRQHNSERDRDGGPSSRPGSPRPQRVSPSGSSSSGGVVSSRNSSLSSTEGTFKSLGVGEMVFVYENPKEGAAGATVCNRNIRTSERVTLIVDNTRFVVDPSIFTAQPNTMLGRMFGSGREHNFTRPNEKGEFEVAEGISSTVFRAILDYYKTGLIRCPDGISIPELREACDYLCISFDCSTIKCRDLSALMHELSNDGARRQFEFYLEEMVLPLMVASAQSGERECHIVVLTDDDVVDWDEEYPPQMGEEYSQIIYSTKLYRFFKYIENRDVAKSVLKERGLKKIRLGIEGYPTYKEKVKKRPGGRPEVIYNYVQRPFIRMSWEKEEGKSRHVDFQCVKSKSITNLAAAAADIPQDQLVVLHPGPQVDELDILPNLPPGANSYSNNYSNEPDPEGPPPAV
- the pth1b gene encoding parathyroid hormone 1b; translated protein: MVLLRCLETAILILLFSSLHTDAKPLRKRTISEVQLMHNVQEHKQVGERQGWLQEKLKDVIVSSADPQHGQLATIKNIFPNEVLGARKQQLN
- the btbd10b gene encoding BTB/POZ domain-containing protein 10 isoform X5, producing the protein MSLHGASGGCDRSCDRRRSSDPSRDSSHEREGQLTPCIRNLTSPTRQHNSERDRDGGPSSRPGSPRPQRVSPSGSSSSGGVVSSRNSSLSSTEGTFKSLGVGEMVFVYENPKEGAAGATVCNRNIRTSERVTLIVDNTRFVVDPSIFTAQPNTMLGRMFGSGREHNFTRPNEKGEFEVAEGISSTVFRAILDYYKTGLIRCPDGISIPELREACDYLCISFDCSTIKCRDLSALMHELSNDGARRQFEFYLEEMVLPLMVASAQSGERECHIVVLTDDDVVDWDEEYPPQMGEEYSQIIYSTKLYRFFKYIENRDVAKSVLKERGLKKIRLGIEGYPTYKEKVKKRPGGRPEVIYNYVQRPFIRMSWEKEEGKSRHVDFQCVKSKSITNLAAAAADIPQDQLVVLHPGPQVDELDILPNLPPGANSYSNNYSNEPDPEGPPPAV